In Burkholderia sp. NRF60-BP8, a single window of DNA contains:
- a CDS encoding 2-aminoethylphosphonate--pyruvate transaminase — MTLAAQPILLTPGPLTTSDRTRDAMLRDWGSWDGDFNAITARLRERLLQIVHGEGTHECVPLQGSGTFSVEAAIGTLVPRDGHVLVPNNGAYCQRLAKICRVLGRRLTTIDYREDRRVDPADVERALAADPTITHVALVHCETGAGVLNPLHDVAQAVAKHGRALIVDAMSSFGAIDIDARTTPFDAVIAASGKCLEGVPGLGFVIAKRSALERSEGNSHSLAMDLYDQWVYMQRTTQWRFTPPTHVVAALDAAVAQYVDEGGLAARGGRYQRNCRALIDRMRALGFRPFLDPAIQAPIIVTFHAPDDPNYDFKRFYQEVKKRGYILYPGKLTEVETFRVGCIGHFGEAGIPGAVAAIADTLKAMGVRRVSAEAAA, encoded by the coding sequence ATGACGCTCGCCGCCCAGCCCATCCTGCTCACCCCCGGCCCCCTGACGACCTCCGACCGCACGCGCGACGCGATGCTGCGCGACTGGGGCTCGTGGGACGGCGATTTCAACGCGATCACCGCGCGGCTGCGCGAACGGCTGCTGCAGATCGTGCACGGCGAGGGCACGCACGAATGCGTGCCGCTGCAGGGCAGCGGCACGTTCTCGGTCGAGGCGGCGATCGGCACGCTCGTGCCGCGCGACGGCCACGTGCTCGTGCCGAACAACGGCGCGTACTGCCAGCGCCTCGCGAAGATCTGCCGCGTGCTCGGTCGCCGGCTGACGACGATCGACTACCGCGAGGATCGCCGCGTCGATCCGGCCGACGTCGAGCGCGCGCTCGCCGCCGATCCGACCATCACGCACGTCGCGCTCGTGCACTGCGAAACGGGCGCCGGCGTGCTGAACCCGCTGCACGACGTCGCGCAGGCCGTCGCAAAGCACGGGCGCGCGCTGATCGTCGATGCGATGAGCTCGTTCGGCGCGATCGACATCGACGCGCGCACGACGCCGTTCGACGCGGTGATCGCCGCGTCCGGCAAGTGCCTCGAAGGCGTGCCGGGGCTCGGCTTCGTGATCGCGAAGCGCAGCGCGCTCGAACGCAGCGAAGGCAACAGCCACTCGCTCGCGATGGACCTGTACGACCAGTGGGTCTACATGCAGCGCACGACGCAGTGGCGCTTCACGCCGCCGACGCACGTGGTCGCCGCGCTCGACGCAGCCGTCGCGCAATACGTCGACGAAGGCGGACTCGCCGCGCGCGGCGGCCGCTATCAGCGCAACTGTCGCGCGCTGATCGACAGGATGCGCGCGCTCGGCTTCCGGCCGTTCCTCGATCCGGCGATCCAGGCGCCGATCATCGTCACGTTCCATGCGCCGGACGATCCGAACTACGATTTCAAGCGGTTTTATCAGGAGGTCAAAAAGCGCGGCTACATTCTGTATCCGGGCAAGCTGACCGAAGTGGAGACGTTCCGCGTCGGCTGCATCGGCCATTTCGGCGAAGCCGGGATTCCGGGCGCCGTCGCGGCCATTGCCGACACGCTGAAAGCGATGGGCGTGCGCCGCGTATCGGCCGAAGCGGCGGCGTGA
- a CDS encoding phosphonate utilization associated transcriptional regulator gives MTAPNALSAIELLQSQSLAMIVQDMLERAIVSGEYAPGEKLNEVEIATKLNVSRGPVREAFRALEQAGLLRNEKNRGVTVRVVPLREAEEIYEVRAMLDESVARALAKRISPDTLKVLKGIIQSMKDAAKAHDVTRYTELNVQFHDAMVVGVGNTHLTDTYRRLVRQLGLLRQAAIEAEEDAIAVSAAEHDKIVQALAAGDEEKAVALVREHVAHGLARMRRTHEQGLPAAGKAAREKAGA, from the coding sequence ATGACTGCCCCGAACGCGCTCAGCGCCATCGAACTCCTGCAAAGCCAGTCGCTCGCGATGATCGTCCAGGACATGCTCGAGCGCGCGATCGTCTCCGGCGAATACGCACCGGGCGAGAAGCTCAACGAAGTCGAGATCGCGACCAAGCTGAACGTGTCGCGCGGCCCGGTGCGCGAAGCGTTCCGCGCGCTCGAGCAGGCCGGCCTGCTGCGCAACGAGAAGAACCGCGGCGTGACCGTGCGCGTCGTGCCGCTGCGCGAGGCCGAGGAGATCTACGAAGTGCGCGCGATGCTCGACGAATCGGTCGCGCGCGCGCTCGCGAAGCGTATCTCGCCCGACACGCTGAAGGTGCTGAAGGGCATCATCCAGTCGATGAAGGACGCCGCGAAGGCGCACGACGTCACGCGCTACACCGAGTTGAACGTGCAGTTCCACGACGCGATGGTCGTCGGCGTCGGCAATACGCATCTCACCGATACCTACCGGCGGCTCGTGCGCCAGCTCGGCTTGCTGCGTCAGGCTGCGATCGAGGCCGAGGAGGATGCGATCGCCGTGTCGGCGGCCGAGCACGACAAGATCGTGCAGGCGCTCGCGGCCGGCGACGAGGAAAAGGCCGTCGCGCTCGTGCGCGAGCACGTCGCGCACGGCCTCGCGCGGATGCGTCGCACGCACGAGCAGGGGCTGCCCGCGGCGGGCAAGGCGGCGCGGGAGAAGGCTGGCGCATAA
- a CDS encoding DUF4148 domain-containing protein: MMKKKHAACAFVLIGAAFAAHAQAASTLTRAQVRQELVELQAAGYRTSLASSPDFPRNMQAIMQRAAQARGEGDAAGYGSDGRAHAESAKPAQPRSADRGTYAHH, translated from the coding sequence ATGATGAAGAAGAAACACGCGGCATGCGCGTTCGTGCTGATCGGCGCGGCGTTCGCCGCTCACGCGCAAGCCGCGTCGACGCTCACGCGCGCGCAGGTCCGCCAGGAGCTCGTGGAACTGCAGGCCGCCGGCTACCGGACGAGCCTCGCCAGCAGCCCCGACTTTCCGCGGAACATGCAGGCGATCATGCAGCGTGCGGCGCAAGCGCGCGGTGAAGGCGACGCTGCCGGTTACGGCAGCGACGGCCGGGCCCACGCGGAATCGGCCAAGCCGGCGCAGCCGCGCTCGGCCGATCGCGGCACGTACGCCCATCACTGA
- a CDS encoding LysR family transcriptional regulator has product MFDQLKAFHATVRQGSITRAARHLGVSQPTIAAQIRQVEQLYGVELFYRSGRKLEVTETGIELLPLVEKMIALEAQADIMLRNVGGLFEGHLRIGATGPYYIMDAVGRFSSAHPSIALTCRIGNSEEILQALQEFRIDLAVSSQRNDADGLERKVISTDPLVLVVHRRHPLARFDAIDPAQLADVRLLIREEGSVTRRCTETILATAGVAAASVAEIGSREAIREAILHGVGGSLFPRGEAERHPDLRVIALRGVDTTIDEYVYYLKARRQSPAIDAFLACILPDDGEAAGAIDAVEPGRTMRRANAR; this is encoded by the coding sequence GTGTTCGATCAGCTGAAGGCGTTCCATGCGACCGTTCGGCAGGGCAGCATCACGCGCGCCGCGCGCCACCTCGGCGTGAGCCAGCCGACGATTGCCGCGCAGATCCGGCAGGTCGAGCAGCTGTACGGCGTCGAGCTGTTCTACCGCAGCGGCCGCAAGCTCGAAGTGACCGAGACGGGCATCGAGCTGTTGCCGCTCGTCGAGAAAATGATCGCGCTCGAGGCGCAGGCCGACATCATGCTGCGCAACGTCGGCGGCCTGTTCGAAGGCCACCTGCGGATCGGCGCGACGGGCCCGTACTACATCATGGATGCGGTCGGCCGCTTCTCGAGCGCGCATCCGTCGATCGCGCTGACGTGCCGGATCGGCAACTCCGAGGAAATCCTGCAGGCGCTGCAGGAGTTCCGCATCGATCTCGCGGTCTCGTCGCAGCGCAACGACGCCGACGGCCTCGAACGCAAGGTCATCTCGACCGATCCGCTGGTGCTCGTCGTGCACCGCCGTCATCCGCTCGCGCGGTTCGATGCGATCGACCCGGCGCAGCTCGCCGACGTGCGGCTGCTGATCCGCGAGGAAGGCTCGGTCACGCGCCGCTGCACGGAGACGATCCTCGCAACGGCCGGCGTCGCGGCCGCCTCCGTCGCCGAGATCGGCAGCCGCGAAGCGATTCGCGAGGCGATCCTGCATGGGGTGGGCGGCAGCCTGTTTCCGCGCGGCGAGGCCGAGCGCCATCCCGACCTGCGCGTGATCGCGCTGCGCGGCGTCGATACGACGATCGACGAATACGTGTACTACCTGAAAGCGCGCCGCCAGAGCCCCGCGATCGACGCGTTCCTCGCGTGCATCCTGCCGGACGATGGCGAAGCGGCCGGCGCGATCGATGCGGTTGAACCCGGACGAACGATGCGGCGGGCGAACGCGCGCTGA
- a CDS encoding phosphocholine-specific phospholipase C, protein MSSNNRRDFLRLAAQSAGAMAAYAGFPPAIRNALAMPAAYRTGTIRDVEHVVIFMQENRSFDHYFGGLRGVRGFDDPRPHLLPNGAPVWQQPPASVFTKNYHSRGLDPSAPYVLPFYLDPKQTTEFQPGTNHGWSSGHLSWNNGQWDQWVNQKQDVLTMGYLKRQDLTYHYALADAFTICDSYFCSAHADTAPNRIYLWTGTVDSRNVYGSAPNGPGIGERNDVNGYTWTTYAERLEDAKISWKVYQGGTGIPGDPTDNYTDNSLMFFKRFQVKEGASGPLVDKGASNHTLAELKADVQANRLPQVSWIVSPYKYSEHPQASPTDGAFYINMVLEALTSNPEVWAKTVFILNYDENDGLFDHVVPPVPPVTSGVGGQGIVSSNLLSNLGDELLDLNKYPGEMSPLVPGADPGGIQPIGLGPRVPLIIISPWTKGGWVCSETFDHTSVLRFLEARFGVKEPNISAWRRSICGDLTSAFDFSARPDTRTVSFTVPQHIATAGQAYQVPAQQSMPAQEPGTRPARALPYELFVHSRVGAHDDTVSLDFANTGDAGAAFYVYDRRNPATPPRRYAVSAHDRFVDTWSTSAARGEYHLAAYGPNGYLCEFQGNTRLAADGRHANPEAKIGYDVRNRHVYLQLRNSGRATCRVTVDNAYSHAQARTYTLEPGERVEGHFELSSSHGWYDLTITATTLRGGDDKVVRRFAGHVETGRPSHSDPGPVKRTA, encoded by the coding sequence ATGTCCTCGAACAATCGACGCGATTTCCTGCGCCTCGCCGCGCAGTCGGCCGGCGCGATGGCCGCCTATGCGGGCTTCCCGCCCGCGATCCGCAATGCGCTGGCGATGCCGGCCGCCTATCGCACCGGCACGATCCGCGACGTCGAGCACGTCGTGATCTTCATGCAGGAAAACCGTTCGTTCGACCATTACTTCGGCGGGCTGCGCGGCGTGCGCGGCTTCGACGACCCGCGTCCGCACCTGCTGCCGAACGGCGCGCCGGTGTGGCAGCAACCGCCGGCGTCGGTGTTCACGAAGAACTACCATTCGCGCGGGCTCGATCCGTCGGCGCCGTACGTGCTGCCGTTCTATCTCGATCCGAAGCAGACGACCGAATTCCAGCCGGGCACCAACCACGGCTGGAGCAGCGGGCACCTGTCCTGGAACAACGGCCAGTGGGATCAGTGGGTGAACCAGAAGCAGGACGTGCTGACGATGGGCTACCTGAAGCGCCAGGACCTCACGTACCACTACGCGCTGGCCGACGCGTTCACGATCTGCGATTCGTACTTCTGCTCCGCGCACGCGGACACCGCGCCGAACCGCATCTACCTGTGGACCGGCACGGTCGACTCGCGCAACGTCTACGGCAGCGCGCCGAACGGCCCGGGCATCGGCGAGCGCAACGACGTGAACGGCTACACGTGGACGACCTACGCCGAACGCCTGGAGGACGCGAAGATCAGCTGGAAGGTGTACCAGGGCGGCACCGGCATCCCGGGCGACCCGACCGACAACTACACCGACAACTCGCTGATGTTCTTCAAGCGCTTCCAGGTGAAGGAAGGCGCGAGCGGCCCGCTGGTCGACAAGGGCGCGTCGAACCACACGCTCGCCGAACTGAAGGCCGACGTGCAGGCCAACCGCTTGCCGCAGGTGTCGTGGATCGTGTCGCCGTACAAGTACAGCGAGCACCCGCAGGCGTCGCCGACCGACGGCGCGTTCTACATCAACATGGTGCTCGAGGCGCTGACGTCGAACCCCGAGGTGTGGGCGAAGACGGTGTTCATCCTCAACTACGACGAGAACGACGGGCTGTTCGACCACGTCGTGCCGCCGGTGCCGCCGGTCACGAGCGGCGTGGGCGGCCAGGGCATCGTGTCGTCGAATCTGCTGTCGAACCTCGGCGACGAGCTGCTCGACCTGAACAAGTACCCGGGCGAAATGAGCCCGCTCGTGCCGGGCGCCGATCCGGGCGGCATCCAGCCGATCGGCCTCGGGCCGCGCGTGCCGCTGATCATCATCTCGCCGTGGACGAAGGGCGGCTGGGTCTGCTCGGAGACGTTCGACCATACGTCGGTGCTGCGTTTCCTCGAAGCGCGTTTCGGCGTGAAGGAGCCGAACATCAGCGCGTGGCGCCGGTCGATCTGCGGCGATCTCACGTCGGCGTTCGACTTTTCCGCGCGCCCCGACACGCGCACGGTGAGCTTCACGGTGCCGCAGCACATCGCGACGGCCGGCCAGGCGTACCAGGTGCCCGCGCAGCAGTCGATGCCGGCGCAGGAACCCGGCACGCGTCCGGCGCGTGCGCTGCCGTACGAGCTGTTCGTGCACAGCCGCGTGGGCGCGCACGACGATACCGTGTCGCTCGACTTCGCGAACACCGGCGACGCCGGTGCCGCGTTCTACGTGTACGACCGCCGCAACCCGGCGACGCCGCCGCGCCGCTACGCGGTGTCCGCGCACGACCGCTTCGTCGATACGTGGAGCACGTCGGCCGCGCGCGGCGAGTACCATCTGGCCGCCTACGGCCCGAACGGCTATCTGTGCGAGTTCCAGGGCAACACGCGGCTCGCCGCGGACGGCCGCCACGCGAACCCTGAAGCGAAGATCGGCTACGACGTGCGCAACCGTCACGTGTACCTGCAACTGCGCAATAGCGGGCGCGCGACGTGCCGCGTGACGGTCGACAACGCGTACAGCCATGCGCAGGCGCGCACCTACACGCTGGAGCCGGGCGAGCGCGTCGAAGGGCACTTCGAGCTGTCGTCGAGCCACGGCTGGTACGATCTGACGATCACCGCGACCACGCTGCGCGGCGGCGACGACAAGGTCGTGCGCCGCTTCGCGGGCCACGTCGAGACGGGCCGGCCGAGCCACAGCGATCCGGGGCCGGTGAAGCGCACAGCCTGA
- a CDS encoding FAD-dependent oxidoreductase: MRPFWIEQALFNDGDLAPALQGATQADVCIVGGGYTGLWTAIQAKQQHPALDIAILEADLCGAGASGRNGGCLLTWSAKFLTLRRLFGEAEAIRLVKASEAAVQHIADFCRAHDVDAELRLDGTLYTATSHAQVGTLAPVLDALAACGIHSYEPLPPAEVARRSGSARNLDGVYSPIAATVHPGKLVRGLRRVARAMGIRIYERTPMLDFTPGQPAVVRTPSGSVTAGKLVFAINAWMASRFPQFERTIAVVSSDMVITEKCPELLDRTGLVDGVSVLDSRIFVYYYRTTADGRLMLGKGGNTFSWRSRIAPVFDRRSPYEAQLTRSLRAFFPSLADVPITASWNGPSDRSVTGFPFFGRLDGAPNVFYGFGYSGNGVGPTYMGGQILSSLVLGLDNAWTRSPLVRGPLGHFPPEPIRYVGAHVVRNAIRRKERAEDENRQPSVVDTWLAKLASAAGKADKA, encoded by the coding sequence ATGCGCCCCTTCTGGATCGAACAAGCGCTGTTCAACGACGGCGATCTCGCCCCCGCGCTGCAAGGCGCGACGCAGGCCGACGTGTGCATCGTCGGCGGCGGCTACACGGGCCTCTGGACCGCGATCCAGGCGAAGCAGCAGCACCCCGCGCTCGACATCGCGATCCTCGAAGCCGACCTGTGCGGCGCCGGCGCGAGCGGGCGCAACGGCGGCTGCCTGCTCACCTGGTCCGCGAAATTCCTGACGCTGCGGCGTCTGTTCGGCGAAGCCGAGGCGATCCGGCTCGTGAAGGCGTCGGAAGCGGCGGTGCAGCACATCGCCGATTTCTGCCGCGCGCACGACGTCGATGCCGAATTGCGGCTCGACGGCACGTTGTACACCGCGACGTCCCACGCGCAGGTCGGCACGCTCGCGCCGGTGCTCGACGCACTCGCCGCGTGCGGCATCCACAGCTACGAGCCGCTGCCGCCCGCCGAAGTCGCGCGCCGCTCGGGCTCCGCGCGCAATCTCGACGGCGTCTACTCGCCGATCGCCGCGACCGTGCATCCCGGCAAGCTCGTACGCGGGCTGCGCCGCGTCGCGCGCGCGATGGGCATCCGCATCTACGAACGCACGCCGATGCTCGACTTCACGCCCGGCCAGCCGGCCGTCGTGCGCACGCCGTCGGGCAGCGTCACGGCGGGCAAGCTCGTGTTCGCGATCAATGCGTGGATGGCGAGCCGTTTCCCGCAGTTCGAACGCACGATCGCGGTCGTGTCGAGCGACATGGTGATCACGGAGAAATGCCCCGAGCTACTCGATCGGACCGGGCTCGTGGACGGCGTGTCGGTGCTCGATTCGCGGATCTTCGTCTACTACTACCGAACGACGGCCGACGGGCGCCTGATGCTCGGCAAGGGCGGCAACACGTTCTCGTGGCGCAGCCGCATCGCGCCGGTGTTCGACCGCCGCTCGCCGTACGAGGCGCAGCTCACACGGAGCCTGCGCGCGTTCTTCCCGTCGCTCGCGGACGTGCCGATCACGGCAAGCTGGAACGGGCCGTCGGATCGTTCGGTCACGGGCTTCCCGTTCTTCGGCCGCCTCGACGGCGCGCCGAACGTGTTCTACGGGTTCGGTTATTCGGGCAACGGCGTCGGGCCGACCTACATGGGCGGGCAGATCCTGTCGTCGCTCGTGCTCGGCCTCGACAATGCGTGGACGCGCAGCCCGCTCGTGCGCGGCCCGCTCGGCCATTTTCCGCCGGAGCCGATCCGCTACGTCGGCGCGCACGTCGTGCGCAACGCGATTCGCCGCAAGGAACGCGCGGAAGACGAGAACCGGCAGCCGTCGGTCGTCGATACGTGGCTCGCGAAATTGGCGAGCGCGGCGGGGAAGGCCGACAAGGCGTGA
- a CDS encoding L-lactate permease, translating into MNPTDALPPGIVFAQPLTPVAHSLLLSFLVATIPIAVALIALGVLRRPAWQASLAGLVAGLAVAIGAWGMPAGLAFNAVGAGMALAVVPVMWIVFNALLLYNIAVKSGRFDQFRQWMLDNLPDDRRLVLLVVAFSFGCLLEGISGFGTPVAITSALLIALGFPALEALTYTLLFNTAPVAFGALGVPITVLGAVTSLPPATLAQMVGRQLPFFALLLPFYVVGAYGGLRSIAKLWPALLVSGGSFAIAQFVTSNFLGYQLTDVLSSLSSLIVTIGFLQLWKPQPDPQYALARSVPAAAGAARAGFGGWLPWLVVSVVVIVWVHANIAAIGDVKIKWPGLHNAVYVSLYHKPYAAIWDFQPLGTGTAILVSAIVTAALTRTGPGAFVECVVKTWRQTWIAIVTVMMIVGLAYLLNYSGISYTLGTGVASTGALFPLVSASLGWIAVFLSGSDTSGNALFGNLQVVAARQLGLDPVLMAATNSSGGVMGKMISPQNIATGVSTTDLKGREGVVFARTFWHSVILTLLLGVLVFLQQHVLTWMIPALPK; encoded by the coding sequence ATGAATCCCACCGACGCCCTACCGCCCGGCATCGTCTTCGCGCAACCGTTGACGCCGGTCGCCCATTCGCTGCTCCTGTCGTTCCTCGTCGCGACGATCCCGATCGCGGTCGCGCTGATCGCGCTCGGCGTGCTGCGCCGCCCCGCGTGGCAGGCGTCGCTCGCGGGGCTCGTCGCGGGCCTCGCGGTCGCGATCGGCGCGTGGGGGATGCCGGCCGGGCTCGCGTTCAACGCGGTCGGCGCCGGCATGGCGCTCGCGGTCGTGCCGGTGATGTGGATCGTCTTCAACGCGCTGCTGCTGTACAACATCGCGGTGAAGTCCGGCCGCTTCGACCAGTTCCGGCAGTGGATGCTCGACAACCTGCCCGACGATCGCCGCCTCGTGCTGCTCGTCGTCGCGTTCTCGTTCGGCTGTCTGCTCGAAGGGATCTCCGGGTTCGGCACGCCGGTCGCGATCACCAGCGCGCTGCTGATCGCGCTCGGCTTCCCCGCGCTCGAAGCGCTCACCTATACGCTGCTGTTCAACACGGCACCGGTCGCGTTCGGCGCGCTTGGCGTGCCGATCACCGTGCTCGGCGCGGTCACGTCGCTGCCGCCCGCGACGCTCGCGCAGATGGTCGGCCGCCAGCTGCCGTTCTTCGCGCTGCTGCTGCCGTTCTACGTGGTCGGCGCATACGGCGGCTTGCGCTCGATCGCGAAGCTGTGGCCCGCGCTGCTCGTGTCCGGCGGCAGCTTCGCGATCGCGCAGTTCGTCACGTCGAACTTTCTCGGCTACCAGCTCACCGACGTGCTGTCGTCGCTCTCGTCGCTGATCGTGACGATCGGCTTCCTGCAGCTGTGGAAGCCGCAGCCCGATCCGCAATACGCGCTCGCGCGCAGCGTGCCGGCGGCAGCCGGCGCCGCGCGCGCCGGCTTCGGCGGCTGGCTGCCGTGGCTCGTCGTGTCGGTGGTCGTGATCGTCTGGGTGCACGCGAACATCGCGGCGATCGGCGACGTGAAGATCAAGTGGCCGGGGCTGCACAACGCGGTGTACGTGTCGCTGTACCACAAGCCGTATGCGGCGATCTGGGATTTCCAGCCGCTCGGCACGGGCACGGCGATCCTCGTGTCGGCGATCGTCACGGCCGCGCTGACGCGCACCGGCCCCGGCGCGTTTGTCGAATGCGTGGTGAAGACGTGGCGGCAGACGTGGATCGCGATCGTCACGGTGATGATGATCGTCGGGCTCGCGTACCTGCTGAACTACTCGGGCATCAGCTACACGCTCGGCACCGGCGTCGCGTCGACGGGCGCGCTGTTCCCGCTGGTGTCGGCGTCGCTCGGCTGGATCGCCGTGTTCCTGTCCGGCAGCGACACGTCGGGCAACGCGTTGTTCGGCAACCTGCAGGTCGTCGCCGCCCGGCAGCTCGGCCTCGATCCGGTGCTGATGGCCGCGACCAACTCGTCGGGCGGCGTGATGGGCAAGATGATCTCGCCGCAGAACATCGCGACGGGCGTGTCGACGACGGACCTGAAAGGGCGGGAGGGTGTCGTGTTCGCGCGAACCTTCTGGCACAGCGTGATCCTCACGCTGCTGCTCGGCGTGCTGGTGTTCCTGCAGCAGCACGTGCTGACCTGGATGATTCCGGCGCTGCCGAAGTGA
- the gshA gene encoding glutamate--cysteine ligase, protein MSNTMTHRQSELLLNRLDALSSGPTRQHLPDGLRGIEKESLRVTRDGMIAFTPHPRALGSALTHPALTTDYSEALIELITPAERDAALTLERLDDLHRYVYASLGDEMLWSDSMPGLLPADDQIPIADYGTSNIGRLKTVYRRGLAYRYGRTMQCIAGIHYNYSLHEEVWRRLHAEEGSTATLVDYQSERYLALIRNFRRRSWLLMYLFGASPVLDTKFLRGKPHALDTFDADTLYRPYATSLRMSDLGYSNTTAQAALHVDYNTLPGYLDALSKAVSEPYPAYEAIGTHRDGEWIQINTNVLQIENEFYSTIRPKRVTYSGERPLHALASRGVQYIEVRCLDIDPFEPTGIALETARFLDAFLLACALDESAPLDCDAYKEANANFGSVTLDGRKPGLALMRDGQPVALQAWADALMADIDIVGRRLDDIRGGDEHARAIAAQREKLADPERTPSARVLRTMRENGQSFLAFALARSEAHAAHFRAHPPSAETLRTEQALAAKSLAEQAGLEAKEAGSFDAFVAAYRAYTLNRFSV, encoded by the coding sequence TGAGCTCGGGCCCGACGCGGCAGCATCTGCCCGACGGCCTGCGCGGCATCGAAAAGGAAAGCCTGCGCGTGACGCGCGACGGGATGATCGCGTTCACGCCGCATCCGCGCGCGCTCGGTTCGGCGCTCACGCATCCGGCGCTGACGACCGACTATTCCGAAGCGCTGATCGAACTGATCACGCCCGCGGAGCGCGACGCCGCGCTCACGCTCGAACGCCTCGACGATCTGCATCGCTACGTCTATGCGTCGCTCGGCGACGAGATGCTGTGGAGCGACTCGATGCCCGGCCTGCTGCCGGCCGACGACCAGATCCCGATCGCCGACTACGGCACGTCGAACATCGGCCGTTTGAAGACGGTGTACCGGCGCGGCCTCGCGTATCGCTACGGCCGCACGATGCAGTGCATCGCCGGCATCCACTACAACTACTCGCTGCACGAGGAAGTGTGGCGGCGCCTGCATGCGGAAGAAGGATCGACGGCGACGCTCGTCGATTACCAGTCGGAACGCTATCTCGCGCTGATCCGCAACTTCCGCCGCCGCAGCTGGCTGCTGATGTACCTGTTCGGCGCGTCGCCCGTGCTCGACACGAAGTTCCTGCGCGGCAAGCCGCACGCGCTCGATACGTTCGACGCCGATACGCTGTACCGGCCGTATGCGACCAGCCTGCGGATGAGCGATCTCGGCTACTCGAACACGACGGCCCAGGCCGCGCTGCACGTCGACTACAACACGCTGCCCGGCTATCTCGACGCGCTGTCGAAGGCCGTCAGCGAGCCGTATCCGGCGTACGAGGCGATCGGCACGCATCGCGACGGCGAGTGGATCCAGATCAACACGAACGTGCTGCAGATCGAGAACGAGTTCTACTCGACGATCCGGCCGAAGCGCGTCACGTATTCGGGCGAGCGGCCGCTGCATGCGCTCGCGTCGCGCGGCGTGCAGTACATCGAAGTGCGCTGTCTCGACATCGATCCGTTCGAACCGACCGGCATCGCACTGGAGACCGCGCGCTTCCTCGACGCGTTCCTGCTCGCCTGCGCGCTCGACGAAAGCGCGCCGCTCGACTGCGACGCGTACAAGGAAGCGAACGCGAACTTCGGCAGCGTGACGCTGGATGGCCGCAAGCCGGGGCTCGCGCTGATGCGCGACGGCCAGCCGGTCGCGCTGCAGGCGTGGGCAGACGCGCTGATGGCCGATATCGACATCGTCGGCCGCCGTCTCGACGATATTCGCGGTGGCGACGAGCATGCGCGCGCGATTGCCGCGCAACGCGAGAAGCTCGCCGATCCGGAGCGCACGCCGTCCGCGCGCGTGCTGCGCACGATGCGCGAGAACGGTCAGTCGTTCCTCGCGTTCGCGCTCGCCCGGAGCGAAGCGCATGCCGCGCATTTCCGCGCGCATCCGCCGTCGGCCGAGACGCTGCGCACCGAGCAGGCGCTCGCCGCGAAGTCGCTGGCCGAGCAGGCCGGGCTCGAAGCGAAGGAGGCCGGATCGTTCGACGCGTTCGTCGCCGCCTATCGCGCCTATACGCTGAACCGCTTCAGCGTGTGA